A single window of Gossypium arboreum isolate Shixiya-1 chromosome 13, ASM2569848v2, whole genome shotgun sequence DNA harbors:
- the LOC128286964 gene encoding late embryogenesis abundant protein 2-like, with protein sequence MAMLNLLNSPFCISNSGGRVVRNRVLPPAIPTFIHASSKQESKAFDTAKETIKGVNETKEATKNMKDSAISAASQVNQKAQETIKQGANQAADATKNMKDKTTSAASQVSEKAKGMAEKATDAAKQVWDTAIETAQKAKETVLGKADESKGGIKENKVNS encoded by the exons ATGGCAATGTTAAACCTACTAAACAGCCCTTTCTGTATAAGTAATTCTGGTGGTAGAGTTGTTAGGAATAGGGTTCTTCCACCTGCGATTCCAACATTTATTCAT GCAAGTTCAAAGCAGGAGTCTAAAGCATTTGATACGGCAAAGGAAACTATAAAAGGAGTCAATGAAACAAAGGAGGCCACCAAAAACATGAAAGATAGTGCTATTTCTGCTGCTTCCCAA GTGAACCAGAAGGCACAAGAAACTATAAAACAAGGAGCTAATCAAGCAGCAGATGCCACAAAAAACATGAAAGATAAGACTACTTCAGCTGCTAGCCAA GTGAGCGAGAAGGCAAAAGGAATGGCTGAGAAGGCAACGGATGCAGCAAAACAGGTATGGGACACTGCCATAGAAACTGCTCAAAAGGCTAAAGAAACTGTGCTTGGGAAAGCTGATGAATCCAAAGGAggcattaaagaaaataaagtgaaCTCATAA